A stretch of the Aspergillus puulaauensis MK2 DNA, chromosome 6, nearly complete sequence genome encodes the following:
- a CDS encoding uncharacterized protein (COG:S;~EggNog:ENOG410Q2VS;~InterPro:IPR029063,IPR001077;~PFAM:PF00891;~SMCOG1042:O-methyltransferase;~antiSMASH:Cluster_6.1;~go_function: GO:0008171 - O-methyltransferase activity [Evidence IEA]) produces MAPIPVGGKVTRILTTPALLGFFPVAAHLDLFSIIGNGDESLSARDVLDVCQARVTDGALNSVPRKATLFHKRYSSLLTVLDWSALQLIDDTLLAMGGLGLLEVVEEGLYAANDLTRHLGSTPSAVHGGIHFTTEVIFAASFLMRKLKAENFAYPFQGNETPVQYAYGLMGREEYKKMNTYAIMAAEGRYDMGAVLLEGGPSTSTKIVDIGGGRGDVFLQFKAAFPQLQKEDLVVEEFEDDLDDVPGVTLTRWHYSDESSPQPVKSALVYNMSCILHNLPDLNAVRLLQRVAEVMAPYSRILVHEGRKEKDMAAFHAAMILLYGGRERTSLEWRQMAKLAGLKVTFEGIPETEPGFVILEFRKA; encoded by the exons ATGGCCCCGATCCCAGTGGGTGGTAAGGTTACCCGTATATTGACAACG CCCGCGTTACTCGGCTTTTTCCCGGTCGCTGCGCACCTTGATCTCTTCAGTATTATTGGGAACGGTGATGAGTCCCTTTCCGCACGGGACGTTCTGGATGTCTGTCAAGCCAGAGTTACTGATGGTGCCCTGAATTCTGTACCACGTAAGGCTACGCTGTTCCACAAACGTTACAGCTCACTGCTAACAGTCCTTGATTGGTCAGCTCTACAACTCATTG ATGACACGTTACTAGCCATGGGTGGACTGGGTCTGCTAGAAGTAGTTGAAGAGGGTCTATATGCCGCAAATGACCTTACTCGACACCTGGGCTCGACTCCCTCAGCGGTACATGGGGGAATTCACTT TACCACGGAGGTTATCTTCGCCGCGTCATTTTTGATGCGAAAACTCAAAGCCGAAAACTTTGCATACCCTTTCCAGGGGAATGAGACACCAGTGCAGTATGCATATGGGCTCATGGGGAGAGAGGAGTACAAGAAGATGAATACATATGCCATCATGGCCGCTGAGGGTC GGTATGATATGGGCGCTGTGCTCCTAGAAGGCGGCCCATCCACATCAACCAAGATTGTGGACAtcggtggtggaagaggcgATGTATTCCTTCAGTTTAAAGCTGCCTTCCCACAACTCCAGAAAGAAGATCTGGTGGTCGAGGAATTTGAGGATGACCTTGATGATGTGCCTGGGGTCACTTTAACCCGCTGGCATTACAGTGATGAGAGTAGCCCGCAGCCAGTCAAGAGCGCCCTGGTTTACAATATGTCTTGCATCCTCCATAACCTCCCAGATCTCAACGCGGTTCGTCTCTTACAGCGTGTGGCTGAAGTAATGGCACCATACTCGCGGATCCTGGTGCATGAGggtagaaaagaaaaggacaTGGCGGCCTTCCACGCAGCGATGATATTATTGTATGGTGGACGAGAACGAACTTCCCTAGAGTGGCGCCAGATGGCCAAGCTGGCAGGATTGAAAGTAACATTTGAAGGAATTCCGGAGACTGAACCGGGGTTCGTTATACTGGAGTTCAGAAAGGCTtag
- a CDS encoding uncharacterized protein (COG:S;~EggNog:ENOG410PY96;~InterPro:IPR023213,IPR003480;~PFAM:PF02458;~antiSMASH:Cluster_6.1;~go_function: GO:0016747 - transferase activity, transferring acyl groups other than amino-acyl groups [Evidence IEA]) codes for MLPPNPGRLSRLDQIMPPTYILFTLIFPVDDVTATINQLKAGTLLLESTVPFLLGHVGYGGQSEEGKACLEILPYVEGGNLSIITHIQYLAASYRDVFPTSHAANGAVADPSHLPLSFNPVLTTPAPIFRLQINALKDGVILGFAVNHGVIDGTGLGILLREFGACCRSAKSDNPIPLSVGIPSDVQLTTRAWLDDCTAPPRELQKYKDENDEFICSSVSSQPVEGLGSVVSASRGSLSTRTFALEGRIVQGIKSNVNRIIGALPSLRNAYADVSWVSSNDIVVALAWMSFNNARLFAGAQPLHDWSQPDNSAQKSSGGISFTVNIRNRIEPPLPSSFLGNAILPVRQPVPNKLLLLGASGDHGEFTDDLCPNSVISMNSKRGECYIGLACAALSVRQRLNTMDSDNVRRVLSYINEPMSPKTIAYNSMDILVTSWRDMGTYHVDFGDHLGYPMDMRVADIGVGGMFVVLPKRRAPDEKWEVKATAEPDVINHLFEDTLRELGSI; via the coding sequence ATGTTACCCCCCAACCCAGGGCGCCTAAGCCGACTTGACCAGATTATGCCACCTACATACATCCTATTTACGCTCATATTTCCCGTTGACGATGTTACGGCCACAATCAATCAGCTAAAAGCCGGTACATTGCTCCTGGAATCAACTGTACCTTTCCTGTTAGGTCACGTTGGTTATGGTGGACAGTCTGAGGAAGGAAAAGCATGTCTCGAGATACTGCCTTATGTTGAAGGGGGCAATCTGTCGATTATTACACACATCCAATACCTGGCCGCATCGTACAGAGATGTATTTCCCACCAGCCACGCTGCAAACGGGGCAGTAGCCGATCCGTCTCATTTACCATTGTCCTTTAATCCGGTTCTGACGACACCAGCACCTATTTTCCGTCTACAAATTAATGCTTTGAAAGATGGTGTCATTCTTGGGTTTGCCGTTAATCATGGTGTCATTGACGGAACTGGGCTCGGCATTCTATTGCGGGAATTTGGGGCTTGTTGTCGTTCGGCCAAATCAGATAACCCTATCCCCTTGTCTGTTGGAATACCCTCCGACGTGCAACTAACTACGCGGGCATGGCTGGACGACTGCACAGCGCCTCCTAGAGAGCTGCAGAAGTACAAAGACGAAAATGACGAATTCATCTGCAGCTCAGTGTCATCCCAGCCTGTAGAGGGTCTAGGGTCTGTCGTGTCGGCGTCCAGAGGCTCGCTGTCGACACGCACGTTTGCCTTGGAGGGAAGGATAGTCCAGGGCATCAAGTCCAATGTGAACAGGATTATCGGGGCACTCCCCAGTCTCCGAAACGCTTATGCAGACGTTTCTTGGGTTTCAAGCAATGATATTGTGGTGGCTCTGGCATGGATGAGTTTCAACAATGCGCGACTGTTTGCGGGGGCTCAACCATTGCATGATTGGAGTCAACCAGATAATAGCGCTCAGAAATCATCAGGTGGTATCTCTTTCACAGTCAATATCCGAAATCGGATCGAGCCACCGCTCCCTTCCAGCTTCTTAGGCAATGCTATTCTCCCTGTCCGACAGCCGGTTCCTAACAAGTTACTGCTCCTTGGTGCTAGTGGTGACCATGGCGAGTTCACTGATGACCTATGCCCAAACTCAGTCATATCAATGAACAGCAAACGCGGAGAGTGCTATATAGGTCTCGCTTGTGCTGCACTCAGTGTCCGACAAAGGCTTAATACCATGGACAGCGACAATGTAAGGCGTGTATTGTCCTATATTAACGAACCCATGTCTCCTAAGACAATTGCATATAACTCAATGGATATTTTGGTTACAAGCTGGCGGGATATGGGAACCTATCATGTTGATTTTGGTGACCATCTGGGCTACCCAATGGATATGCGGGTGGCAGATATAGGGGTGGGAGGCATGTTCGTTGTGTTGCCTAAAAGGAGAGCGCCAGATGAGAAATGGGAGGTCAAGGCTACAGCAGAACCAGACGTAATTAATCATTTATTTGAGGATACACTTAGGGAGCTTGGCTCTATATGA